From Synechococcus sp. A10-1-5-1, a single genomic window includes:
- a CDS encoding isoprenyl transferase: MSRSLTTALTVEGNRPSRCALPPGLDPGRLPAHVAVIMDGNGRWAGQRKLPRVMGHREGVEALKRTLRLCSDWGIGSLTAYAFSTENWNRPGEEVSFLMTLFERVLAKELKALEQEQVRIRFLGDLEQLPEGLQQLIEDATDRTASNTGIRFNVCTNYGGRRELVRAARLLAEQVARGELDPAAINEQAFASHLLTAGEPDPDLLIRTSGEQRISNFLLWQLAYAELHITDVLWPDFDEAALVTALMDFQNRQRRFGGVESVSS, from the coding sequence ATGAGTCGTTCCCTGACGACTGCCTTAACTGTCGAAGGGAACAGGCCCTCGCGCTGCGCCCTCCCGCCTGGGTTGGACCCTGGCCGCCTACCGGCGCACGTCGCCGTGATCATGGACGGCAACGGTCGTTGGGCTGGACAGCGCAAGCTCCCCCGGGTGATGGGGCACCGCGAAGGGGTGGAAGCCCTGAAACGCACCCTGCGTCTATGCAGTGACTGGGGCATTGGCTCGCTCACGGCCTACGCCTTCTCCACCGAGAACTGGAACCGCCCCGGGGAGGAGGTCAGCTTCTTGATGACCCTGTTCGAGCGCGTGCTGGCCAAAGAGCTCAAGGCGCTCGAGCAAGAACAGGTGCGCATTCGCTTCCTCGGCGATCTCGAGCAGCTCCCAGAGGGACTGCAGCAGCTGATCGAGGACGCCACGGATCGCACCGCTTCGAACACCGGCATTCGTTTCAATGTCTGCACCAACTACGGCGGTCGCCGTGAGCTGGTTCGTGCTGCCCGGCTGTTGGCAGAACAGGTCGCCCGCGGTGAGCTGGATCCAGCGGCGATCAATGAGCAGGCTTTCGCCTCCCATCTCCTGACCGCCGGCGAACCGGATCCTGATCTGTTGATCCGCACCAGCGGGGAGCAGCGCATCAGTAATTTCCTGCTCTGGCAACTCGCCTATGCCGAGCTGCACATCACCGACGTCCTCTGGCCCGATTTCGATGAAGCGGCCCTGGTGACGGCTTTGATGGATTTTCAGAATCGCCAACGCCGCTTCGGTGGCGTTGAGTCCGTCTCCTCCTAA
- a CDS encoding GNAT family N-acetyltransferase, with product MASDTAASTPRLGTLLPEHLNACLVLDQAALGGLWSEGQWISELADQKRPGLGLWQGDQLLALACGLLVLDELQITTLAVDPTHRRLGLGRQVLQSLLNQARGDGARQATLEVASDNAAALGLYGRLGFRTAGIRRGYYRNGSDALIQWLELHD from the coding sequence GTGGCGAGTGACACAGCCGCGTCGACGCCCCGCCTTGGGACGCTGCTCCCTGAGCACCTCAACGCTTGCCTCGTCCTCGACCAAGCCGCCCTAGGGGGGCTCTGGAGCGAAGGGCAATGGATCAGCGAACTCGCCGACCAGAAGCGCCCCGGGCTGGGCCTATGGCAAGGCGATCAACTGCTGGCCCTGGCCTGCGGCCTTCTCGTGCTGGATGAACTGCAAATCACGACCCTGGCCGTCGACCCAACGCACCGCCGATTGGGCTTAGGGCGTCAAGTTCTCCAGTCCTTACTCAATCAGGCGCGAGGGGATGGCGCCCGTCAGGCAACCCTCGAGGTGGCCTCAGACAACGCGGCGGCACTGGGGCTCTACGGGCGGCTGGGCTTCAGGACTGCTGGGATTCGTCGCGGCTACTACCGCAACGGAAGCGATGCCCTGATCCAATGGCTTGAATTACACGACTGA
- a CDS encoding diadenylate cyclase, which produces MVVLARVNEPRTLWLLRGYLTLVALAWVVQRYANLPLTSKLVDALVMACSLALAILWQGELRRLMELLGTGRLDVLFGSQRADKIASSSVGVLSEAAGRLSQIRRGGLIVLDLGSDLRPEDFLNPGIPLDAQLSVDLLLNLFSIDTPLHDGAVLVKGNRILSAGVILPLSRQGVNRYGTRHLAALGITERFDRCLCIVVSEETGTLSLAKQGRLERPITSSRLQELLSEALAQAPKSSGKGGGRSVSVDSSEPLA; this is translated from the coding sequence ATGGTTGTCCTGGCTCGGGTCAATGAGCCACGGACGCTTTGGTTATTGCGGGGCTACCTGACGCTGGTGGCCCTGGCCTGGGTAGTTCAGCGCTACGCCAACCTGCCCCTCACCAGCAAGTTGGTGGACGCGCTGGTCATGGCCTGCAGCCTGGCCCTGGCCATCCTCTGGCAAGGGGAGTTGCGGCGGCTCATGGAGCTGCTGGGGACCGGGCGCCTGGATGTCCTCTTTGGCAGTCAACGGGCCGACAAGATTGCCTCGAGCTCCGTCGGTGTCCTCAGTGAGGCGGCGGGTCGTCTCTCTCAGATTCGTCGCGGCGGCCTGATTGTTCTGGACCTGGGAAGTGACCTGCGTCCAGAGGACTTCTTGAACCCGGGCATTCCTCTGGACGCTCAGCTTTCGGTCGACCTACTGCTGAACCTCTTCTCCATCGACACACCGCTGCATGACGGCGCGGTTCTGGTCAAAGGCAATCGAATTCTCTCGGCCGGGGTGATCCTGCCCCTCTCCCGTCAGGGGGTGAACCGCTACGGCACCCGGCACCTGGCAGCCCTAGGCATCACTGAGCGCTTTGATCGCTGCCTCTGCATCGTGGTCTCCGAGGAGACCGGCACCTTGTCGCTGGCCAAACAGGGCCGGTTGGAGCGACCGATTACAAGTTCGCGCCTGCAGGAATTGTTGAGCGAAGCACTAGCGCAGGCCCCGAAATCCTCCGGTAAAGGTGGTGGTCGTAGCGTGTCCGTAGATTCGTCCGAGCCTCTCGCATGA
- a CDS encoding ATP-dependent Clp protease ATP-binding subunit has translation MFERFTEKAIKVIMLAQEEARRLGHNFVGTEQILLGLIGEGTGVAAKVLKSMGVNLKDARVEVEKIIGRGSGFVAVEIPFTPRAKRVLELSLEEARQLGHNYIGTEHLLLGLIREGEGVAARVLENLGVDLAKVRTQVIRMLGETAEVASGGGGGKGSTKTPTLDEFGSNLTQQASDGKLDPVVGRQHEIERVIQILGRRTKNNPVLIGEPGVGKTAIAEGLAQRINSGDIPDILEDKRVLTLDIGLLVAGTKYRGEFEERLKKIMEEIRGAGNVILVIDEVHTLIGAGAAEGAIDAANILKPALARGELQCIGATTLDEYRKHIERDAALERRFQPVQVGEPSVEDTIEILRGLKERYESHHRLTIADEALVAAATLGDRYISDRFLPDKAIDLIDEAGSRVRLMNSKLPPAAKEVDKQLRDIEKQKDEAVREQDFTKAGELRDKEVELREQIRSILQNRKDEKPADESAETSAETTTAETPVAVVDTPVFAEAGPMVTEEDIAQIVASWTGVPVQKLTESESAKLLNMEETLHQRLIGQDEAVKAVSRAIRRARVGLKNPNRPIASFIFSGPTGVGKTELTKSLAAYFFGSEEAMIRLDMSEFMERHTVSKLIGSPPGYVGFNEGGQLTEAVRRRPYTVVLFDEIEKAHPDVFNLLLQLLEDGRLTDSKGRTVDFKNTLIIMTSNIGSKVIEKGGGGLGFEFSGGDAEETNYNRIRSLVNEELKQYFRPEFLNRLDEIIVFRQLSRDEVKEISEIMLKEVFTRMLEKGITLTVTEAFKERLVDEGYNPSYGARPLRRAVMRLLEDSLAEEFLSGRIGEGDTALVDVDDDKQVVIRKDSTTPSIPEFASV, from the coding sequence ATGTTCGAGCGGTTTACCGAGAAGGCCATCAAGGTGATCATGCTGGCCCAAGAAGAGGCCCGCCGCCTGGGTCACAACTTCGTTGGCACTGAGCAGATCCTGCTGGGTTTGATCGGAGAGGGCACGGGCGTCGCCGCCAAGGTCCTGAAGTCCATGGGCGTGAACCTCAAGGACGCTCGGGTCGAAGTCGAGAAAATCATCGGCCGCGGCTCCGGCTTCGTAGCCGTTGAGATTCCATTTACACCGAGGGCGAAACGCGTTCTCGAACTGTCGCTCGAAGAAGCGCGCCAACTCGGGCACAACTACATCGGCACTGAGCACCTGCTGTTAGGCCTGATTCGCGAAGGCGAGGGTGTCGCTGCTCGTGTCCTCGAAAACCTCGGCGTGGATCTCGCCAAGGTCCGCACCCAGGTGATCCGCATGCTCGGCGAAACCGCCGAAGTAGCCAGCGGCGGCGGCGGCGGTAAGGGCTCGACCAAGACCCCGACCCTCGACGAATTCGGCAGCAACCTGACCCAACAAGCCTCCGACGGCAAGCTCGATCCCGTCGTCGGTCGCCAGCACGAGATCGAACGGGTGATCCAGATCCTGGGTCGCCGCACCAAGAACAACCCGGTCCTCATTGGCGAACCCGGGGTCGGCAAGACCGCCATCGCCGAAGGCTTGGCTCAGCGCATCAATTCCGGCGATATCCCGGACATCCTCGAAGACAAACGTGTCCTGACCCTAGACATCGGTCTCTTGGTGGCCGGCACCAAGTATCGGGGCGAATTTGAGGAACGCCTCAAAAAGATCATGGAGGAGATCCGCGGCGCCGGGAACGTGATCCTGGTGATCGACGAGGTCCACACCCTGATTGGAGCCGGCGCAGCCGAGGGCGCCATCGATGCCGCCAACATCCTCAAGCCGGCTCTGGCACGAGGTGAGTTGCAGTGCATCGGCGCAACCACCCTCGATGAGTACCGCAAACACATTGAGCGTGATGCCGCCCTGGAGCGCCGCTTCCAGCCCGTGCAGGTGGGTGAGCCCTCCGTTGAGGACACCATCGAGATTCTGCGCGGTCTGAAGGAGCGCTATGAATCGCACCACCGTCTGACGATTGCGGATGAGGCCTTGGTGGCAGCCGCCACCCTGGGGGATCGCTACATCTCCGATCGCTTCCTGCCTGACAAAGCCATCGACCTGATCGATGAGGCCGGCAGCCGCGTACGCCTGATGAATTCCAAGCTGCCCCCAGCGGCCAAGGAAGTCGACAAGCAGCTGCGTGACATCGAGAAGCAGAAGGATGAGGCCGTGCGTGAGCAGGACTTCACCAAAGCCGGGGAGCTGCGTGACAAGGAAGTGGAACTGCGCGAGCAGATCCGCTCCATCCTTCAGAACCGCAAGGACGAGAAGCCCGCTGACGAATCGGCAGAGACCTCTGCAGAGACCACGACGGCCGAGACGCCTGTGGCGGTTGTCGACACACCGGTGTTCGCTGAGGCCGGTCCGATGGTGACCGAAGAGGACATCGCCCAGATCGTGGCCTCTTGGACCGGCGTCCCGGTCCAGAAGCTCACCGAGAGCGAGTCCGCAAAGTTGCTGAACATGGAGGAAACCCTCCACCAGCGCTTGATCGGTCAGGACGAAGCCGTGAAGGCTGTCTCCCGCGCTATTCGTCGTGCTCGGGTGGGCCTGAAGAACCCCAACCGACCAATCGCCAGCTTCATCTTCTCCGGCCCCACCGGTGTCGGTAAGACCGAGCTGACGAAGTCCTTGGCGGCCTACTTCTTCGGCAGCGAAGAGGCGATGATCCGCCTGGACATGTCGGAGTTCATGGAGCGCCACACGGTCAGCAAGCTGATCGGTTCTCCTCCGGGATATGTGGGTTTCAACGAAGGTGGCCAGCTGACTGAAGCGGTTCGCCGCCGCCCCTACACCGTGGTGCTGTTCGATGAGATCGAGAAGGCCCACCCGGATGTGTTCAACCTGCTGCTGCAACTTCTTGAAGACGGTCGCCTGACCGATTCCAAGGGCCGCACGGTGGACTTCAAGAACACCTTGATCATCATGACCTCGAACATTGGTTCGAAGGTCATCGAAAAGGGTGGCGGTGGCCTCGGTTTTGAGTTCTCTGGCGGCGATGCCGAAGAGACCAACTACAACCGAATCCGCTCCTTGGTGAACGAAGAACTCAAGCAGTACTTCCGCCCCGAGTTCCTGAACCGTCTGGACGAGATCATCGTCTTCCGTCAGCTCAGCCGCGACGAGGTGAAGGAGATTTCCGAGATCATGCTCAAGGAGGTCTTCACGCGGATGTTGGAGAAGGGCATCACCCTGACGGTGACCGAGGCCTTTAAGGAGCGCCTGGTCGATGAGGGCTACAACCCCAGCTATGGAGCTCGCCCGCTGCGCCGTGCAGTGATGCGCCTGCTGGAAGACTCCCTCGCCGAAGAGTTCCTTTCCGGCCGCATTGGTGAAGGCGACACCGCCCTGGTGGATGTCGACGACGACAAGCAGGTGGTCATCCGCAAGGACTCCACCACTCCTTCCATCCCTGAATTCGCTTCCGTCTGA
- the lysA gene encoding diaminopimelate decarboxylase, producing the protein MATADLQVSTRPFESNRDTSSPNRNLTPVTTAIGPEGGLEVGGCGLSELARRYGTPLYVLDEATLRGTAQAYRKALASHYPGAALALYASKANSSLAITAVVASEGLGLDAVSAGELLTAVQGGMPPERIVFHGNNKSLEELQLAADLGVTVVADNWSDLELLASLGLSQPVRLMLRFTPGIECHTHEYIRTGHLDSKFGFDPDQLEPVLQHLKGCSWAQVSGLHAHIGSQIFELQPHRDLAAVMADALKLARELGHPVSDLNVGGGLGIRYVESDDPPSIDEWVRTVAEAVAGACQERGLDLPRLLCEPGRSLVATAGVTLYSVGSRKDIPGIRTYLSVDGGMSDNPRPITYQSLYTAVLADRPEAEASDTVTLAGKHCESGDVLLKDLALPPAEAGDVLAVFATGAYNASMASNYNRIPRPAAVMVHDGMAELVQRRELPEELLRYDVLPERLRPVL; encoded by the coding sequence ATGGCGACAGCCGATCTCCAAGTGAGCACCCGGCCCTTTGAGAGCAACCGCGATACCAGCAGTCCCAACCGCAACCTCACCCCGGTGACCACGGCCATCGGTCCCGAGGGCGGCTTGGAGGTTGGTGGCTGCGGGCTGAGCGAGCTCGCCCGGCGCTATGGCACACCCTTGTACGTACTGGATGAAGCCACCTTGCGCGGCACGGCGCAGGCCTACCGCAAGGCTCTGGCCTCCCACTACCCGGGTGCTGCTCTGGCGCTCTACGCCTCGAAGGCCAATAGCAGCCTGGCGATTACAGCCGTGGTCGCCTCCGAAGGGCTCGGCCTCGATGCCGTCTCCGCTGGTGAGCTGCTCACGGCGGTTCAAGGGGGAATGCCCCCTGAGCGCATCGTTTTTCACGGCAACAACAAGAGCCTGGAAGAGCTCCAGCTGGCTGCCGATCTCGGGGTCACCGTTGTCGCGGACAACTGGTCGGATCTCGAGCTGCTGGCCTCCCTCGGCTTGAGTCAGCCTGTGCGGTTGATGCTGCGCTTCACGCCCGGCATCGAGTGCCACACGCACGAGTACATCCGCACCGGGCACCTCGACAGCAAGTTCGGTTTTGACCCTGACCAGCTCGAGCCGGTGCTGCAGCACCTCAAGGGCTGCAGCTGGGCCCAGGTCAGCGGCCTGCACGCCCACATCGGTTCCCAGATTTTTGAGCTTCAACCCCACCGCGACCTGGCGGCCGTGATGGCTGATGCCCTGAAGCTGGCTCGTGAGCTCGGCCACCCCGTCTCCGATCTGAACGTTGGTGGTGGCCTGGGGATTCGCTACGTCGAATCGGATGATCCCCCGTCCATCGATGAATGGGTTCGCACCGTGGCCGAGGCCGTTGCTGGTGCTTGCCAGGAGCGGGGCCTTGATCTGCCCCGTCTTCTCTGTGAGCCCGGCCGCTCCCTGGTGGCCACAGCTGGTGTGACCCTTTACAGCGTTGGAAGTCGGAAGGACATTCCCGGGATCCGCACCTATCTCTCCGTGGATGGCGGGATGAGCGACAACCCCCGTCCGATTACCTACCAGTCCCTTTACACGGCTGTCCTGGCGGATCGTCCTGAAGCCGAGGCCAGTGACACCGTCACCCTGGCCGGCAAACACTGCGAATCCGGCGACGTTTTGCTCAAGGACCTCGCCTTGCCTCCAGCTGAGGCTGGTGATGTTTTGGCAGTCTTTGCCACTGGCGCTTACAACGCCTCGATGGCTTCGAACTACAACCGGATCCCCCGTCCTGCAGCCGTGATGGTGCATGACGGCATGGCGGAGTTGGTGCAACGACGAGAGTTGCCCGAGGAACTGCTGCGCTACGACGTTCTTCCCGAACGCCTTCGGCCGGTACTCTGA
- the bioB gene encoding biotin synthase BioB, producing MDLLWQAQGVHRQANPGYRVQLASLLSVKTGGCEEDCAYCPQSMHNSSDVTGQPELEVEPVLARARAAKDAGAHRFCMGWAWRDIRDGAPFEAMLSMVRGVRALGMEACVTAGMLTDSQAARLAEAGLTSYNHNLDTSPEHYDRIITTRTYEERLETLARVRKAGISMCCGGIIGMGETLTDRASLLQVLASMNPHPESVPINALVAVEGTPLEEQPAIDPLELVRMVAVARILMPHSRVRLSAGRETMSREGQVLCLLAGADSIFYGETLLTTGNPDVEADQQLMSVAGVTPWQEQVPA from the coding sequence ATGGACCTGCTCTGGCAAGCCCAGGGCGTGCATCGTCAGGCCAACCCTGGCTATCGGGTCCAGTTGGCCTCGTTGTTGAGCGTCAAGACCGGGGGCTGTGAGGAGGACTGCGCCTATTGCCCGCAGTCGATGCACAACAGCAGCGATGTGACGGGGCAACCGGAACTGGAGGTGGAACCTGTCTTGGCCCGGGCCCGGGCGGCAAAGGACGCTGGAGCCCATCGCTTCTGCATGGGTTGGGCCTGGAGGGACATCCGCGATGGGGCGCCCTTTGAGGCGATGTTGTCGATGGTGCGCGGCGTCCGTGCCTTGGGGATGGAGGCCTGCGTTACCGCCGGGATGCTGACCGACAGTCAGGCCGCCCGCCTGGCGGAAGCGGGACTGACTTCCTACAACCACAACCTAGACACCAGCCCGGAGCACTACGACCGGATCATCACCACCCGCACCTATGAGGAGCGGCTCGAGACCCTGGCCCGGGTACGAAAGGCGGGGATCTCGATGTGCTGCGGCGGGATCATCGGCATGGGCGAGACCCTGACTGACCGCGCCTCGCTGCTGCAGGTGCTGGCCTCGATGAATCCCCACCCCGAGAGCGTGCCGATTAACGCCCTGGTGGCTGTGGAGGGCACTCCGCTGGAAGAGCAACCCGCCATCGATCCCCTCGAGCTTGTGCGGATGGTGGCGGTGGCCCGAATCCTGATGCCCCACAGCCGCGTTCGCCTCAGTGCTGGCCGGGAAACCATGAGCCGTGAGGGCCAGGTCCTCTGTTTGTTGGCGGGGGCTGACTCGATCTTCTACGGCGAGACCCTGCTCACCACGGGGAATCCCGATGTGGAGGCTGATCAGCAATTGATGAGCGTGGCGGGCGTCACCCCCTGGCAGGAGCAGGTGCCGGCGTGA
- a CDS encoding rhodanese-related sulfurtransferase produces MSALVMAFYGFTAMEGLPGLQQELKELAQQGGVLGTILLAEEGVNGTISGPDAGVKAVLERLRQLPGLGGLEAKFSRAEQQTFHRLKVRLKREIVSMGCPTVKPAEQVGTYVPPEQWDELITDPDTLVVDTRNRYEVEVGSFAGAIDPGTESFREFPSWVEQTLRPLVQKTQPKAIAMFCTGGIRCEKSTAYLLQQGFENVHHLQGGILRYLEEIPEERSSWQGECYVFDQRVSVNHQLQPGSYSLCHACGLPVSPEQRLEPSYREGISCPHCVERFSDADRLRFAERQRQMQLARERGQQHLG; encoded by the coding sequence GTGAGCGCCCTGGTGATGGCCTTCTATGGCTTCACCGCCATGGAGGGTTTGCCTGGGCTGCAGCAGGAGCTGAAGGAGCTGGCGCAGCAGGGAGGCGTGCTCGGCACGATCCTGCTGGCTGAGGAAGGGGTCAACGGCACCATCAGTGGGCCCGATGCTGGTGTGAAGGCAGTGCTGGAGCGGCTGCGCCAGTTGCCTGGTCTGGGGGGGCTTGAGGCCAAGTTCAGCCGCGCTGAGCAGCAGACCTTCCATCGGCTCAAGGTGCGGCTCAAGCGCGAGATCGTCAGCATGGGCTGCCCCACGGTGAAACCGGCTGAGCAGGTGGGGACCTACGTTCCGCCGGAGCAGTGGGATGAACTGATCACTGATCCCGACACCCTGGTGGTGGATACGCGCAATCGCTACGAGGTGGAGGTCGGCAGCTTCGCTGGGGCGATTGATCCAGGAACTGAGAGCTTTCGTGAGTTCCCGTCTTGGGTCGAGCAGACGCTGCGGCCGCTGGTGCAGAAGACGCAACCCAAGGCAATCGCGATGTTCTGTACCGGTGGGATTCGCTGCGAGAAGAGCACCGCCTATCTGTTGCAGCAGGGCTTTGAGAACGTCCATCACCTCCAGGGCGGGATCCTGCGCTACCTCGAGGAGATCCCCGAAGAGCGCAGCAGTTGGCAGGGTGAGTGCTACGTCTTTGACCAGCGGGTGAGCGTCAATCACCAGCTCCAGCCCGGCAGCTACAGCCTCTGCCACGCCTGCGGCTTGCCGGTGTCCCCTGAGCAGCGCCTGGAGCCCAGCTACCGCGAAGGCATCAGCTGCCCCCATTGCGTTGAGCGCTTCAGTGACGCCGATCGCCTGCGCTTTGCCGAGCGCCAGCGGCAGATGCAGCTGGCCAGGGAGCGGGGCCAGCAGCACCTCGGCTAG